The proteins below come from a single Miscanthus floridulus cultivar M001 chromosome 1, ASM1932011v1, whole genome shotgun sequence genomic window:
- the LOC136506082 gene encoding uncharacterized protein, producing the protein MPPPSTAASAAAAVSSIIRPTPPPALSFHTVPLPQIRRSAGAASRLVAARAAASRARGEGDAETVFFDGGAHHGDLAANLLLGLTLLWLPLTLAAVSRAFILRYRFTSRRVTVVSGLSGADRTDFPYSSVTSVVVVPRFIGEWGDIVITLKDGTKVDLRSVPRFREVADYCRSMAATEGSLVS; encoded by the coding sequence ATGCCGCCGCCGTCCACCGCCGCTTCTGCCGCCGCGGCAGTCTCCTCAATTATCCGCCCGACGCCACCTCCGGCTCTCTCCTTCCACACCGTCCCCCTCCCACAAATCAGACGCTCAGCCGGCGCGGCTTCCCGGCTCGTCGCGGCGCGTGCCGCTGCCTCGAGGGCGCGCGGCGAAGGCGACGCCGAGACGGTGTTCTTCGACGGCGGTGCCCACCACGGCGACCTGGCGGCGAACCTGCTCCTGGGCCTGACCCTGCTGTGGCTGCCGCTGACGCTGGCGGCCGTGTCCCGCGCGTTCATCCTGCGGTACCGCTTCACCTCTCGGCGCGTGACGGTGGTGTCGGGGCTCTCCGGCGCCGACCGCACTGACTTCCCCTACTCGTCCGTGACGTCCGTGGTGGTCGTGCCGCGGTTCATCGGCGAGTGGGGCGACATCGTCATCACGCTCAAGGACGGCACCAAGGTCGACCTCAGGAGCGTGCCCAGGTTCCGCGAGGTCGCCGACTACTGCCGCTCCATGGCCGCCACCGAGGGCTCCCTCGTCAGCTAG